In Oncorhynchus tshawytscha isolate Ot180627B linkage group LG23, Otsh_v2.0, whole genome shotgun sequence, the following proteins share a genomic window:
- the LOC112235289 gene encoding rho guanine nucleotide exchange factor 1-like isoform X1: MSIIGAEDEDFENDLDPTVDDHSSHFTSIELVKSRPTHLLVFLQHVILQFDCSSLLCYLHADLFKNLSTKETKKQFVEFYNSFLDKSAILRVQIPHNVSFELDRTRPDLLSEEQQRKFVQDVQLAQAPEVLRQLEDFRQKRMMGMTPNAAELLEVESHYPTDRIPMEMKEKAVAETLLDKMSEIHPSIVADEEKCSSIFAAVAFYMKHLGVKSRVADSKKSRGFFRRPLGKNKKSEESTKSKPKGGFPNILSAAGGWIAGSTEVKLPKVEAEVDKEKVNQERKVSSSLALSRGSSASDAAPPALNRKSVSTGSSPHQGLEVSEGSGVHISVTSSPDFSHSEIGLFSSRSDPHLVAEGGELSPGGMAGGLAVWEPPSPNEPPLEENLDKDRRKTRRVGRSESARVDRHSSRRRGSSRAKQSRSRSDVDLQAAATAAHSSPTSPHPSVDEGVLLPEGVLPGLSLSGPTPQQEEQDPRLLELEQDPPNWREHTPPDTLKDLSKKETKRQEVINELFATEHAHVRMLSVLQTVFWKPLEREELMTATELATIFPSLDEIIDMHYAFYEHLKKLRQHNFIVKAIGTTLLNRFGGTEGEWFQKLTSRFCSHQTWALEQLKMRQKKDPRFNSFILEAESRPQCRRLQLKDIIPTEMQRLTKYPLLLENIAKCTEDTLEKESIQQSAECCRKILNHVNEEVKQMENLLTLKDYQRRLDTSGLKPSNELYLEYKYLDLAQRRMIYEGPLTWRVTKEKTLEVQCVLLGDLLVLLQKQDDKMVLKCQSKSNIAVQEGKQMLSPIIKLDSAFLREVATDRKAFYVIFTWDSGAQIYELVAQSVGERKNWTDVIKMAVDELKKTGPPSDLKRGNSILTGGNPYSPTTFPQPPLSPTENGGVLLKNSIERDKDSLIDETKSVDSRHSLIDYLSDKGFDLIGHSNSDQVKVANSALNEVMFLKRLLVGSISLSDDSQPNEQNGREGPESQDQGLQGEEGEGGGGGGGGMKIDEGGISAPLVLSQERMEEVRRKLQSLEVQLKRLQSVEEEHHRLQQALSKFSLEGGNF; encoded by the exons ATGAGCATCATCGGGGCCGAGGATGAGGACTTTGAGAATGATCTGGACCCC ACGGTGGATGACCACAGCAGTCACTTCACCAGTATAGAGCTAGTGAAGAGTCGGCCAACCCACCTGCTGGTCTTCCTTCAGCACGTCATCCTGCAGTTCGACTGCTCCTCCTTG ttgtGTTACCTCCATGCTGACCTCTTCAAGAACCTCAGTACCAAAGAGACCAAGAAGCAGTTTGTGGAGTTCTACAACAGCTTCCTGGACAAGAGCGCT ATTCTCAGAGTGCAAATCCCTCACAATGTATCATTTGAGTTGG accGTACCAGACCAGACCTGCTCAGTGAGGAGCAGCAGAGGAAGTTTGTCCAGGATGTCCAGTTGGCTCAGGCCCCAGAGGTGCTGCGACAGCTGGAAGACTTTAG GCAGAAGAGGATGATGGGTATGACCCCTAACGCGGCAGAGCTGCTGGAGGTGGAGTCTCACTACCCCACCGATCGTATCCCCATGGAGATGAAGGAGAAGGCCGTGGCAGAGACCCTGCTGGACAAAATGTCTGAGATCCA CCCCTCCATCGTCGCAGACGAGGAGAAATG TTCGTCAATCTTTGCAGCAGTGGCCTTCTACATGAAGCACCTAGGAGTGAAGTCCAGGGTAGCTGACAGTAAGAAGTCCAGAGGGTTCTTCAGGAGACCCCTTGGGaag aaTAAGAAGAGTGAGGAGTCCACTAAATCTAAACCGAAGGGGGGTTTTCCCAACATCCTCAGCGCCGCCGGTGGCTGGATTGCTGGCAGCA CTGAGGTCAAACTTCCTAAAGTGGAGGCTGAAG tggaTAAAGAGAAGGTGAATCAGGAGCGTAAGGTTTCCAGCAGCCTCGCCCTCTCTCGAGGCTCCTCCGCCTCTGATGCTGCTCCTCCAGCATTAAACAGGAAGTCTGTTTCCACAGGATCCTCCCCCCATCAGGGTTTGGAGGTCAGCGAGGGCTCAGGAGTTCACATCAGTGTGACCTCCAGCCCAGACTTCTCCCACAGCGAGATAG GTCTGTTCAGCAGCCGTTCGGACCCCCATTTGGTGGCGGAGGGGGGTGAGCTGTCCCCCGGGGGGATGGCAGGGGGGCTGGCTGTATGGGAGCCCCCCTCTCCCAATGAACCCCCCCTGGAGGAAAACCTGGACAAAGACAG ACGCAAGACAAG gcgTGTGGGACGCAGTGAGAGTGCTCGTGTGGACAGACATTCCTCCCGTCGCCGTGGCTCCTCCCGGGCCAAACAGTCGCGTTCCCGTAGCGACGTGGACCTGCAAGCCGCCGCCACGGCAGCACACTCCTCCCcgacctctccccatccctc tGTTGATGAAGGGGTGTTACTGCCCGAGGGTGTGCTCCCAGGCCTTTCCCTCTCTGGCCCCACCCCCCAGCAGGAGGAACAGGACCCTCGCCTCCTGGAGCTGGAGCAGGACCCGCCCAACTGGAGAGAACACACCCCCCCAGACACGCTCAAAGACCTCAGCAAGAAGGAGACCAAGCGGCAGGAGGTCATCAACG agttgtTTGCGACGGAGCACGCCCACGTGCGCATGCTGAGTGTTCTGCAGACAGTGTTCTGGAAgcctctggagagagaggaactcATGACCGCCACAGAGCTGGCCACCATCTTCCCCAGCCTGGACGAGATCATAGACATGCACT aTGCTTTCTACGAGCACCTGAAGAAGCTGCGTCAGCACAATTTCATCGTCAAGGCCATCGGAACCACGTTACTCAATAGG tttGGAGGGACGGAGGGTGAGTGGTTTCAGAAGCTGACGTCTAGGTTCTGTAGTCACCAGACGTGGGCCCTGGAACAGCTGAAGATGAGACAGAAGAAAGACCCTCGTTTCAACTCCTTCATACTGGAGGCAGAGAGTAGGCCTCAGTGTCGTAGGCTGCAGCTGAAGGACATCATCCCCACTGAGATGCAGAGGCTCACCAAATACCCCCTACTGCTGGAAAACATTGCCAAGTGCacag AGGACACCTTGGAGAAGGAGAGTATTCAGCAGAGTGCAGAGTGCTGTAGGAAGATCCTCAACCACGTCAACGAGGAGGTCAAACAGATGGAGAACCTGCTg acccTGAAAGACTACCAGCGCAGGCTGGATACCTCAGGACTCAAACCCAGTAATGAGCTGTACCTGGAGTACAAG tacCTTGACCTGGCCCAGAGAAGGATGATCTATGAGGGGCCTCTGACCTGGAGAGTGACCAAGGAGAAAACATTAG AAGTGCAGTGTGTGTTGCTGGGGGATCTGTTGGTGCTGTTACAGAAGCAGGATGATAAGATGGTGTTGAAGTGTCAGAGTAAGAGTAACATCGCTGTTCAGGAGGGAAAGCAGATGCTCAGCCCTATCATCAAACTAGACTCTGCCTTCCTCCGAGAGGTGGCCACAG ACCGTAAGGCCTTCTACGTGATCTTCACCTGGGACAGCGGGGCTCAGATCTACGAACTGGTGGCTCAATCTGTCGGGGAGAGGAAGAA ctggacagatgTGATCAAGATGGCAGTAGATGAGCTGAAGAAGACAGGACCTCCATCTGACCTGAAGAGAGGAAACAGCATCTTAACTGGAGGAAACCCATACAGCCCCACCAC GTTTCCTCAACCCCCTCTCAGCCCCACTGAAAATGGAGGAGTCTTGTTGAAAAATAGCATTG AACGAGATAAGGACAGCCTGATTGATGAGACGAAGTCTGTGGACTCTCGTCATTCTCTGATTGATTACCTCTCGGACAAAGGCTTCGACTTGATTGGCCACAGCAACAGTGATCAGGTGAAAGTGGCCAATAGCGCGTTAAACGAAG TCATGTTCCTCAAGAGACTATTGGTTGGCAGCATCAGCCTATCAGACGACTCACAGCCTAATGAGCAGAATGGAAGGGAGGGGCCAGAGAGCCAGGACCAAGGACtgcaaggggaggagggggagggaggaggaggagggggtggagggatgaaGATAGATGAGGGAGGGATCAGCGCTCCTCTGGTTCTGTcccaggagaggatggaggaggtgcGCCGGAAACTGCAGAGTCTGGAGGTACAGCTAAAGAGACTGCAG AGTGTTGAGGAGGAGCACCACCGGCTGCAGCAGGCCCTGTCTAAGTTCTCCCTGGAGGGGGGCAACTTCTAG